The following are encoded together in the Elusimicrobiota bacterium genome:
- the rplQ gene encoding 50S ribosomal protein L17 codes for MKYTKYRKLGKTSAHRLATLRNLAVSLIENEAVKTTLPKAKELVKFVSKIITKSKKGGLSNRRLVLQDIKSESTIEKLFSSLSERYKNRLGGYTRIYKLGRRISDGSEMAVVKLVE; via the coding sequence ATGAAATACACAAAATATAGAAAATTAGGCAAAACTTCAGCGCATCGTCTTGCTACCTTGCGGAATCTGGCAGTTTCACTTATAGAAAACGAAGCAGTTAAAACAACACTGCCAAAAGCGAAAGAACTGGTAAAATTCGTTTCTAAAATTATCACAAAATCCAAAAAAGGCGGATTGTCTAATCGGCGGCTTGTTTTACAGGATATAAAATCAGAATCAACCATAGAAAAATTGTTTAGTTCACTTTCAGAAAGATATAAAAACCGGCTGGGTGGTTATACCAGAATTTATAAATTAGGTCGTCGTATTTCTGACGGTAGCGAAATGGCAGTTGTGAAATTGGTAGAATAG